In the genome of Podospora pseudocomata strain CBS 415.72m chromosome 7, whole genome shotgun sequence, the window tcctccgtagCATTTTCCGTACcattctccttccccttctcctccgcctcctcgctctccttCTGCCTCTtcgcctcagcagcagcagtggcagcatcatactcccccctctccttctcataCTGAGCCATAttctcccccgccctcgTCTCAAACTCCCCACGTTGCGTCTCGCTCAGATCTTTCCACCCCCGAGCaagctcatcatcgtccACCTCCCGCCTTGACTCCTCCTGCTCGGCCTTATCGTCAGTAGCAACatcagcagaagcagccgTGTTCCTCTCATTACAATAAAGCTCAAACGCATTCCCCGGCTTCTTAGGCGGCTCCTGATGATGCACCCCGTTCGCCCCCCCCCTATTCGCCAACGAAAAAGCATCACTCCCACTCGGCGAGTGACTCGCACCCCCAGGATTCTGGCTAATAAACTGGCTCGCTGGCAAAGACGACGACCCaaccccattcccaccaGCCTGACTACCCCCCGCCTGgctcccactcccatcaACAGGCAAAATGCTCGCCTTTCTATGGCCTCGCTTCAGT includes:
- a CDS encoding hypothetical protein (COG:B; EggNog:ENOG503P715), encoding MAPASAIPPALPPTVEEAYRRKCNKLRQRTNEVEKANDASRVRINRLKRQIEKLRLERVFLFEQLAKRTSTNVEDSDGSPSPPPTPKEKPLRLKRGHRKASILPVDGSGSQAGGSQAGGNGVGSSSLPASQFISQNPGGASHSPSGSDAFSLANRGGANGVHHQEPPKKPGNAFELYCNERNTAASADVATDDKAEQEESRREVDDDELARGWKDLSETQRGEFETRAGENMAQYEKERGEYDAATAAAEAKRQKESEEAEEKGKENGTENATEEEQKDDQGDVEMGEYDTDQETQPNPEDD